A single genomic interval of Bacillota bacterium harbors:
- a CDS encoding cytochrome c biogenesis protein CcdA, translated as MLEGLVKSLAEAVATPGIGYLAAFLAGLLSSLSPCAVAAIPLAVGYVGGYASGDRKRAVACSLSFIAGLTVTFTLLGALAGGMGFLFASPKWQVGLAAVITVLGLNVAGVIRIPLPTVSPNVARNSGLAGGFVLGAAIGTVSAPCATPALIAILALSSTSGNPWGGAALMAAYAVGHWATILVAGLAVGYLPSVLAKTGLAGAPSWLTRAMGMVIALVGAWMLFASVQRLI; from the coding sequence ATGCTGGAAGGATTGGTGAAGAGCCTTGCGGAGGCAGTAGCGACGCCTGGAATCGGTTACCTTGCTGCGTTCCTTGCCGGTCTGCTATCCTCGCTGTCGCCGTGCGCCGTCGCCGCAATTCCGCTCGCTGTGGGATATGTGGGAGGATACGCGTCGGGGGACCGCAAACGCGCCGTAGCGTGTTCCTTGTCCTTCATCGCGGGACTTACCGTCACATTCACGCTGCTCGGCGCCCTTGCCGGGGGAATGGGCTTTCTGTTTGCGAGCCCGAAATGGCAAGTTGGACTGGCGGCCGTCATAACTGTACTCGGGCTGAACGTGGCGGGCGTCATCAGGATTCCGCTGCCCACTGTCAGCCCCAATGTGGCGAGGAATTCCGGCCTGGCGGGGGGATTTGTCCTCGGGGCGGCCATCGGGACAGTCTCCGCCCCATGCGCGACGCCTGCCCTCATTGCCATTCTTGCGCTTTCATCGACTTCCGGGAACCCGTGGGGGGGCGCCGCACTCATGGCCGCGTATGCCGTTGGGCATTGGGCCACGATCCTCGTCGCCGGGTTGGCGGTTGGGTACCTTCCCTCAGTTCTTGCCAAGACGGGTTTGGCGGGAGCCCCCTCTTGGCTAACACGCGCCATGGGCATGGTGATTGCGCTGGTCGGGGCCTGGATGCTGTTCGCCTCAGTTCAACGGCTGATATGA